The genomic DNA TATCAGGTTTAATGGTAGTAATGTGGCTCAAGCAATTGCGGAAGTAGCCGCAAAATACCGTATTACTCAAATTGTTATTGGGGAAAGTCAACGATCACGGTGGGAAATTTTTTTTAAGGGTTCTTTAACTCAAAAGTTGGTACGGTTACTTAAAAATATTGATTTACATATTATCGCTACTGAAAAAGTATAATTTTTATATTTAGTCTCAGATAAAATTTACAAGCTATTACTTGATAACTATTCTGACTTCTGTATGATTTTTAAAAGTGGTGGCTTTTATCAGTAACTAAGGTAACATTTAAGATAGGCTTGTTTTTGCAATTATACTGGAATTTCAATAAATGCACCCGACTCGTGTGATTGGTTTAATGAGTGGCACTTCTGTTGATGGCATAGATGCTGCTTTGGTGGAAATTGTTGGTACAGATTTAGATTTAAAAGTTGAGTTATTGGCTGGGGAAACCTATCCTTATCCTCCTGAACTACAAGAAAGAATTTTGGCTGTCTGTGCTGGTGAGGCTATCTCAATGGCTGAATTAGCTGAATTAGATGATGCGATCGCTCTGGTTTTTGCCCAAGCTGCCCAAAATATTCAAACTGGTTATCCCCCTGCTACTTTAATTGGTTCTCATGGTCAAACTGTTTACCATTTACCTCCCCATAAACATGGAGAAAATCATCAATCTCTCGGCTATAGTTTACAACTAGGTCGAGGCGCTGTAATTGCCAATTATACAAATATTACTACTATCAGTAATTTCCGTGTGGCTGATATTGCTGCTGGTGGTCACGGTGCGCCTTTAGTTCCCAGGGTTGATGCCTATTTACTGAGTCACCCCCAGGAATACAGTTGTATTCAAAATATTGGTGGTATTGGCAATGTTACTTATATGCCTCCTCGGTGTGATGATTGGCTAACCCAAATTCGTGCTTGGGATACTGGCCCTGGAAATAGTCTCCTCGATTTGGCAGTACAGAATTTTAGTAATGGTACTAAAAGTTACGATGAAAATGGTGACTGGGCTGCTAGTGGTAATCCCTGTTTTGCTTTGGTAGAACAATGGTTAAGTCAAGATTATTTTCATTTGCCACCACCTAAATCTACTGGGCGTGAATTATTTGGTGTAAATTATTTACATCAGTGTTTACAAGACTGTCAAGCCTATCAACTCAGTCCAGCCGATGTACTAGCAACTATTACGGAGTTAACAGCCTCTTCAATTGTTAATAGTTATCGCAATTTTTTACAAAGGATGCCAGACCGGGTATTATTATGTGGGGGCGGTAGTCGAAATCTTTACTTAAGAAATAGGTTACAGTTACTGTTGGGGTCTGTAACAGTTTTAACTACAGATGATATCGGCTTAAATGCAGCTTTTAAAGAAGCGATCGCTTTTGCTGTTTTAGCCTATTGGAGACAGTTAGGTATTCCTGGCAACTTACCAACTGCCACAGGAGCAATTCAAGAAGTGCTTCTAGGAGAGGTAAACCTGGTGAAAACTTGACTGTGAGCCAGTAAGGATATAAATAGTTACATTGGTTAAACACTGATTAAATAACCCAGTTGAAGTCTTTCTACTTAACCCTTAGTGATAATTAACTTGTTGAAAAAACTAAAGGAATTTACAAGGTGACTCACAGTTTTTTATTAGAACCAGGACGCTGGATGATGCAGGGGAGTTGGCTGGAAAGGGATAGTATGCCGATCAGTTTTAAAGGTATGACTATGGTTGTCTGGGATCGTGATGACTGGTTTTCTATGGTCACAAAACTGGTTTTCCCCGGTAGCGATCGCCTAGAAATATCTTGTCAATATAAAGGTAGACTCCACGATAGCGATCGCCAGTATACTTTTTTACTCCAACACAATATCTTAGGCCAAATTGAAGGAGAGGGTTGGATTTGCCCAGACACTATAGTACAACGTTACTGGGTATTGGGCGATCGCCAGCGTCGTAGCGGTTTTGAAACTCTCCATCAAGTTTCTGAGAATAATTACTATCTAACTAGCGGTATTCTTGCTGGACATTTCCTCACAAGTACCATGGAAGCAAGTTTAGAACGTCAAACATAAACAGTATATTTACGATAAAAATAACAGTTGGAATACTCTAAGTGGAAAGGTAATATAACTTTACACATTCAATTTTTAGTCACTAAATATACTATACACTTGCAATAAGTGATATCATAGGTTGATGTATGAATTAATGTCACAAAAATTTATAAAATTATAAAAAAATGAGAAAACTTTAGTAAGTCCTAGTTTATGTTCGTGAATCTACTGAAGTAGACTAACTCTTACCCTTACTCTATATATTTCCTCTGTGAAAAACTACTCAAACTGAAACCTAGTTAGGTTGTTAACAGAAAGTCTATTTTTTATCATTGTTAAGTTAAGTATTGGAGTCAAGTTTTTCATGTCAGACCCCAACATCGAGCGCTTGCTGAGTAACCGTTACCAGATTCAGGAACTAGTTGGTACTGGAGCAATGGGAAGGGTTTATCGTGCTAAGGATATCTTGTTGGGTGGTGTACCTGTTGCTATCAAGTTTCTTGCTATATCTATACAAAACGAAAAAATGCGCTTACAAGAACGTTTTGAAAGAGAAGCAAAAACTTGTGCTTTACTAGGGCAAAAAAGTATTCATATTGTTCGCGTCATGGACTATGGAGTAGATGAACATAATACTCCATATTACGTAATGGAATATTTACAAGGACAAGGTCTCAGTTCTGTAATTCGGAGTCGAAATATTTCCACATCTAGATTTCTGAGCATGGCCAGACAAATATGTCTGGGTTTACAATCTGCTCACAATGGTATTTCCGTAGATGGA from Okeanomitos corallinicola TIOX110 includes the following:
- a CDS encoding anhydro-N-acetylmuramic acid kinase, translated to MHPTRVIGLMSGTSVDGIDAALVEIVGTDLDLKVELLAGETYPYPPELQERILAVCAGEAISMAELAELDDAIALVFAQAAQNIQTGYPPATLIGSHGQTVYHLPPHKHGENHQSLGYSLQLGRGAVIANYTNITTISNFRVADIAAGGHGAPLVPRVDAYLLSHPQEYSCIQNIGGIGNVTYMPPRCDDWLTQIRAWDTGPGNSLLDLAVQNFSNGTKSYDENGDWAASGNPCFALVEQWLSQDYFHLPPPKSTGRELFGVNYLHQCLQDCQAYQLSPADVLATITELTASSIVNSYRNFLQRMPDRVLLCGGGSRNLYLRNRLQLLLGSVTVLTTDDIGLNAAFKEAIAFAVLAYWRQLGIPGNLPTATGAIQEVLLGEVNLVKT